A window from Telopea speciosissima isolate NSW1024214 ecotype Mountain lineage chromosome 8, Tspe_v1, whole genome shotgun sequence encodes these proteins:
- the LOC122670656 gene encoding vesicle transport protein GOT1-like — translation MVSFEMNDRKKIGLGLTGFGIFFSFLGMIFFFDKALLAMGNVLFLSGLMLTIGMKSTMQFFMKRQSYKGTISFCVGFFFVLVGWPIIGMIFEAYGFVVLFSGFWPTLAVFLQRIPILGWVFQQPFVTSLMNRYRGRRVPV, via the exons AGATCGGGCTAGGATTGACAGGGTTTGGCATATTTTTCTCGTTTCTGGGAATGATCTTCTTCTTTGACAAAGCACTTCTTGCCATGGGTAAT GTCCTCTTCTTGTCAGGGTTGATGTTGACTATTGGAATGAAATCCACAATGCAATTCTTCATGAAACGCCAGAGCTACAAG GGTACAATCTCATTTTGTGTTGGCTTCTTCTTCGTTCTTGTTGGGTGGCCTATCATAGGCATGATTTTTGAAGCATATGGGTTCGTTGTACTCTTCAG TGGTTTCTGGCCTACGCTGGCAGTTTTTCTTCAAAGGataccaattcttggttgggtGTTCCAACAGCCATTTGTGACTTCA CTCATGAATAGGTATAGGGGTAGACGGGTGCCTGTATGA